Proteins encoded in a region of the Bactrocera tryoni isolate S06 chromosome 4, CSIRO_BtryS06_freeze2, whole genome shotgun sequence genome:
- the LOC120773382 gene encoding N-acetylgalactosaminyltransferase 4-like, whose translation MVKMRRRQVKRMMNKLIYFIVSIILLSFFTTMLVERRLRNVDDPTTVATDFNGDPVTPEVPRVRIRTHRPPKPPVQERMAMPIHEAVDDRASVDASAAASGKSEEVTKIVKGIFTVPEAVGEKKDWEDSEQMERDAKRKGLGEHGVAAYVNDESLKELEKEMSLDNGFNALLSDLISVNRSVPDVRHEDCRHRPYLAKLPLTSIVLPFYNEHITVLQRSLHSIVNRTPRELLKEIIIVDDNSDREYLKTELEEYLSEHFGNLVKIVRLPERSGLITARLAGARAATGDVIVFFDSHIECNYNWLPPLIEPIAVNYKISTCPIVDIIHHSDFEYRGEQEQSSRGAFDWKFRYKQIDLLPEQLLNKTAPTANPIMMGGLFAISRQFFWELGGYDEGLDIWGAEQYELSLKIWMCGGMLFDVPCSRVAHVFRGPMKSRPSPRKHNFFGKNCKRVAEVWLDEYKKYIYMRNTEEYAAIDAGDLTAQRAVRERLNCKPFKWFLEEVAPDMLLKYPPDFPPTYASGAIQSAAYPHFCLDTMNRKSEEAVGLFYCADNKTHPHSNQDWELSFSRDLRHRDSEMCLDVQSMQENATVWMWPCHEQGGNQFFFYDREHQWLVKGQSGHMCLEAFVEGEEHAVYANMCDNSNPRMKWIFGMVNDTALDAFHEQLPLNA comes from the exons ATGGTGAAAATGCGGCGACGCCAAGTGAAGCGCATGATGAACAAGCTGATCTACTTCATAGTCTCAATAATATTGCTGTCCTTCTTCACCACAATGCTGGTAGAGCGCCGACTGCGCAATGTTGATGATCCCACCACGGTCGCAACGGATTTCAATGGCGATCCCGTTACGCCAGAAGTACCACGTGTGCGCATACGCACGCACCGCCCGCCGAAGCCACCGGTACAAGAACGCATGGCGATGCCAATACATGAGGCGGTTGATGACAGAGCGTCGGTTGATGCCAGTGCGGCAGCGAGCGGCAAATCTGAGGAAGTGACAAAAATTGTGAAGGGAATATTTACAGTACCCGAAGCCGTGGGTGAGAAGAAAGATTGGGAGGATTCGGAACAGATGGAACGTGATGCGAAGCGCAAAGGTTTGGGTGAACATGGTGTAGCAGCATATGTAAATGACGAAAGTCTAAAGGAGCTGGAGAAGGAAATGTCGCTGGACAATGGCTTCAACGCCTTACTATCGGACCTCATATCAGTAAATAGATCGGTGCCAGATGTCAGGCATGAAGA CTGCCGTCACAGACCTTACCTCGCCAAGTTGCCCTTGACCAGCATAGTCTTACCGTTCTATAACGAACACATCACGGTGCTACAGCGCTCACTGCACAGCATCGTCAACCGCACGCCCCGTGAATTGTTGAAAGAAATCATCATCGTTGACGACAACAGCGACCGTGAGTATCTTAAAACCGAGCTTGAAGAATATTTGTCGGAACACTTCGGCAATCTGGTTAAAATCGTACGCTTGCCCGAGCGTTCAGGCCTGATAACCGCGCGCTTAGCAGGTGCACGCGCAGCCACCGGCGATGTTATAGTCTTCTTCGACTCGCACATCGAGTGCAATTACAATTGGCTACCGCCACTGATCGAACCGATCGCGGTTAACTACAAAATTTCAACTTGTCCGATTGTGGACATTATTCATCATAGCGACTTTGAATATCGCGGCGAACAGGAGCAGAGTTCACGTGGTGCTTTCGATTGGAAATTTCGCTATAAACAAATAGATCTACTGCCGGAACAATTACTGAACAAGACAGCGCCTACGGCAAATCCCATTATGATGGGTGGACTGTTCGCGATAAGTCGACAATTCTTCTGGGAGTTAGGTGGCTATGATGAGGGCTTAGATATCTGGGGCGCTGAACAGTATGAGCTCAGCTTAAAGATTTGGATGTGCGGCGGCATGCTTTTCGATGTGCCGTGTTCGCGTGTGGCGCACGTCTTTCGTGGACCGATGAAGTCACGACCAAGTCCGCGCAAACACAACTTTTTTGGAAAG AATTGCAAGCGCGTTGCCGAAGTATGGCTGGACGAGTACAAAAAGTACATCTACATGCGCAACACAGAGGAGTACGCAGCCATCGATGCTGGAGATTTAACGGCGCAACGCGCTGTGCGCGAACGCCTCAACTGCAAGCCCTTTAAGTGGTTCTTAGAAGAAGTAGCGCCTGATATGTTGTTGAAGTATCCACCCGACTTTCCGCCAACTTATGCCTCGGGCGCAATACAAAGCGCCGCCTATCCACACTTCTGCCTTGATACTATGAATAGAAAAAGCGAAGAAGCTGTGGGTCTCTTCTACTGCGCTGACAATAAAACACATCCGCACAGCAATCAAGACTGGGAGTTAAGTTTTTCGCGCGATTTGCGGCATCGCGACAGCGAAATGTGTTTGGACGTGCAGTCGATGCAAGAAAACGCGACAGTTTGGATGTGGCCCTGCCACGAGCAGGGTGGCAACCAGTTCTTCTTTTATGATCGCGAACATCAGTGGCTGGTAAAAGGCCAAAGTGGACACATGTGCCTAGAGGCGTTTGTTGAAGGCGAAGAGCATGCAGTCTATGCGAATATGTGCGACAACTCCAATCCGCGCATGAAGTGGATCTTCGGCATGGTCAATGACACCGCACTGGACGCCTTCCACGAGCAGCTGCCGCTCAACGCCTAA